CTTCGAAATGAAAAATGCAGACTTCACCGGCTTTTCGGCCGGCGGTTCCAAGTCGCTTTGGATGTCCGCAAACATAACGGTAGCCGACAAGATCGTAATCGTCGAGTCCGCGATCGACGCGCTGAGCCTGTCACAGATGAATCCAGATGAGGCCAGCGCCGGCTTCATCAGCGTTGGCGGCGCGATGAACGATGAGCAACGTGAGTTGTTGCGGCGGCTGCTCACCAAGGTGGCGGAGCGCGGGGCACAGATCCTGATCGGCACTGACAACGATGAGCCTGGTCACGCCCTGGCCAAGCAGATCCACGACCTGGCGCCAGAAGGTGCGGCGGTCGGCCGGCTGAAGCCGACGGCAAAAGACTGGAATGACGAGCTGCGCGGCGGGCGGCGGATGGTCAAGCGGCAGCCACGTTAATTTGTTTGTTTATTTGTTTCTCGCCTCGAGGTGGCCGGCCCTGACGCTGGCAAGTGAGTGCCGGAAAACAGATGTTTTCCGGCCTATCAGGCGGTTCTAACTTCGTCGAGCAGATCGGGGTGGCGATCCAGCAGCTTGAACAGCTTGACCAAGGCCAGCGGCGGCTTGGTCTTGCCGTTTTCGTAGCGAGAGAAGGCATTGATGCCGCCGCCAAAGATTTCGGCAGCTTCCCGCTGGTCGAGGTCGAGCTTCTTGCGCACATTCATAATGAAGCCAGGGTCGACGATGGCCGCGTTCACCTGTTTGGAGAAGGCGCTCATTTCTCGCATGACGCGGTTCGATTCCGCCGCGTCCAAGACAGACTCGGCACAGGCCGGGCAGAAATCGCCCGTCACCGCTGCGATGACGGTGGTTTCGCCCTTGTAGGTATAGGGCAGGTCGCGCGTGTCGTGGATCAGCTCCGCCGCACCGCAAACAGGGCATTTCATGGTCATAGCTCCTTGAAGGACACGATCAGCACGTCATCAATGACCGTTAGCTTCAGGTACACATCGCCCGCCTGCGTGCTGGGGCGGTACACGTCCTGCCATACCGTGTGATCGGCATGGGTGGTCATGCTCTTGTAGAAGTCCGCCGGCGTCAGTGCCATCACAACGTCCAGCATGTCGGAGAAGGCAAGCCCCAACTCGTTGGCGCCGACTCGCGCCGCATGCGTGGTGCGCACCTTGCCAGCCTCTACCAAGACTTTGACGACTGACAGCTTGCAATGCGGGGTTCGTTTCTCC
The genomic region above belongs to Chitinivorax sp. PXF-14 and contains:
- a CDS encoding type II toxin-antitoxin system MqsA family antitoxin yields the protein MKCPVCGAAELIHDTRDLPYTYKGETTVIAAVTGDFCPACAESVLDAAESNRVMREMSAFSKQVNAAIVDPGFIMNVRKKLDLDQREAAEIFGGGINAFSRYENGKTKPPLALVKLFKLLDRHPDLLDEVRTA
- a CDS encoding type II toxin-antitoxin system MqsR family toxin encodes the protein MEKRTPHCKLSVVKVLVEAGKVRTTHAARVGANELGLAFSDMLDVVMALTPADFYKSMTTHADHTVWQDVYRPSTQAGDVYLKLTVIDDVLIVSFKEL